The genomic window ACAACGGTCTGCCTTTATCGGCCGACAGCAAACGCAAATTGATGTTGCTGCAATTGAGTCTGAGTATTAGTGACGCCAAAGACCGCGAAGAATATACGCGCCTGGCGAGCGCCATGTCGGGTGACTACGGCAAAGCCAAATACTGCCGCACACCTGGCGACGCCAGCTCTTGCCTGGATCTGGGACAGATGGAAGCCATCATGGCAACCAGCCGCGATCCGGCTGTGCTGAAAGATGTTTGGGTGGGCTGGCATCAGCAATCGCTCAAGTATAAAGACAGCTATGCCCAATTCGTGACCTTATCCAATAAGGGCGCTAAAGAAATGGGCTTTGCCGATACTGGGTCCATGTGGCGCGCTCAGTACGATATGCCGCCAGCGGCTTTCGCCGCCGAATCCGAACGTTTGTGGTTGCAGGTCAAGCCTTTGTATGACTCGCTGCATATGTATGTGCGCTTAAAGCTGCGCCAGACATACGGTAAAGACGTGGTACCAAAAGAGGGCGCAATCCCGGCGCATCTGTTTGGCAATATGTGGAGCCAGTCCTGGGAAAATCTGTACCCGCTGGTCAAGCCGCAAGGGCAGAATGCCTCGCTCGATGTAGGTGCAGTGCTGAAAGCAAAAAACATCGATGCTAAGGCGATGACGCAACTCGGCGAGGGTTTTTATACCTCCCTGGGAATGGAAAAATTGCCCGCCAGTTTCTGGGAAAAATCCATGCTGACCAAGCCGCGCGACCGCGAAGTGGTGTGTCATGCATCGGCTTGGGATCTGGATAATCTGACCGATGTGCGTATCAAAATGTGCATCACGCCGACCACCGAAGATTTCCTGACTATCCATCATGAGTTGGGTCATATCTACTACGATCTGGCGTATCGCAAGCAGCCGTTTTTGTTTAAGGGCGGCGCCAATGGCGGTTTCCATGAAGCGATCGGTGACACCGTGGCTTTGTCGGTAACACCGGCTTACCTGAATAAGCTGGGCTTACTCAATGAAGTACCGGATGCCTCACAAGATATCGGCGTCTTACTCAATCGCGCGCTGGAAAAAGTGGCGTTCTTGCCTTTCGGTTATCTGGTTGATCAGTGGCGCTGGAAAGTCTATTCGGGGGAAGCCAAACCGCAAGACTATGATAAAGTCTGGTGGGAATTGCGTGAGAAATATCAGGGCGTAAAGCGTCCGGCTCCGCTGGAAGTGAATGGCTTTGATGCCGGTGCCAAGTATCATGTGCCGGCCAATTCAGCCTATGCCCAATATTTTATTGCGCATATTTTGCAGTTCCAATTGCATCGCGCCCTGTGTCGTGAGGCCGGTTATGTCGGCCCTTTAAATCGCTGCTCTATCTTCGAAAACAAAAAGGCAGGTGAGAAATATCAAGCCATGCTGAGCATGGGCGCGAGCCGCCCTTGGAATGAGGCGCTCAAGGCCGTCACCGGCGAAGAGCAGATGGACGCTACCGCGATTCTCGACTACTTTGCACCTCTGAAAGTCTGGCTGGATGCACAAAATGCGCTGCTGAGTAAAGAGTAAAAGCCAACGAGTAAAAGCAAGCGAGTAAAAGCAAGCCGGCACTAAGTCGTGCAGACGTGCTGTAGTGGTTTCATTAGGTTTATTTGGTTTTTTTTAAGTGGGCATGCCTGTCGCGCATATTCCATGCGGGTTTCAAGCCAGACTTGCCTGTAAGCCGCATGAGATATGCGTCGTGGGCCTGCCCACTTTTTATTTTGTGTAGGGTTGCGGCTAGTCGTGCCCAGGCTGCCGCGCAGCTAAATATAGTCTGGGCTTGTCCTTTATCGGCTTCTGGCTATATCCTGTTAGCTCTGAATTACTCATCGCTGGAGTTCTTATGTGGCCCTATCCCAAAGTGATTGCCCATCGTGGCGGCGGCACGCTGGCACCCGAAAACACCATCGCCGCCATGCAGTGCGGGCTCGATTTTGGCTATCGGGCGGTGGAGTTTGACGTGATGCTGAGCATGGATGGCGTACCAGTGTTGATGCACGACCCGCTATTTGGCCGCACCGTCAGGGGCGAGGGCGGGGTGGCGACCACCAGTGCTGCCCGTTTGCTGGAAATGGATGCCGGGAGTTGGTATTCGGAGTCCTTCATCGGCGAAAAAGTACCCAGTTATGAGCAGGTCGTGCGGTTCTGCCAGCAGCATGATATCTGGATGAATGTCGAGATCAAACCTGTACCCGGTTTTGAGCAAGAGACTGGTCGTGTGGTGGCGCAACTGACGCAAGCCTTGCATGTGGAGGGCGCGCCTGCGCCGCTGTTTTCTTCGTTTTCTTTTGAGGCTTTGGCCAGTGCCCAAAAACAAGCGCCTGAGATCGCACGCGGTCTTTTGTTCGATGAAATCCCCGCAGACTGGCTGAGTCGTTTGCAGCAGCTAGCCGCAGTGGCCTTGCACTGTAATCACAAGCACCTGAGCCCGGCTTTGGCGCAGCAGATTAAGCAGGCCGGCTATGGTTTGCTGTGTTATACGGTGAATACACCGGAGCGGGCGCTGGAAATCCGCAACTGGGGCGTCGATGCTTTTTGCACTGACAAGATCAATCTAATCCCCGCTGATTTTTAGTCGCTTGATTAAAAAAACCAAAGATATTTTTTACAGTTTGTTACTTAGAAACTGAGGTGAGCGGTCAACTAGCTTGCATCCGCCCGCGTTAAGCTGGCATGGGCCAACGCTCATTGAATAAAACAGCGTATCGTCGCCATGTTGACTTCATCTAACTCATACAGCATAGAAAGCCATTATCATGAAATCAGTCAAAATCGTGTCCGTCCTTCTCGCTACTTTGTTGGCGATTCCTGTTTTTGCCCAAACCACGGCCACTCCTAAAGTTGATCAACGTCAGGAAAATCAACAGAAACGTATTGCTGAAGGCGTCAACTCGGGTGCCTTGACAGCCAAAGAAACCAGCAATTTGGAAAAACGTGAAGCCAAGATCGAGGCCGATAAGCAAGCGGCCAAGGCGGATGGCAAAGTGACTAAGCACGAGCGACAACACCTGCAGCATGAAGAAGACAATGCCAGTAAAAAAATTCATGATAAAAAACACAATGCAAAAACCACAGGCGCAGCGCATTAATTTACTTGTATCACTTTGCTTGCTCAAATCTAGATAAAAGTAAATACTCTAGCTTGCAATCACTAGCAAAACCCGCCAGACATACGATGTCCGGCGGGTTTTGCTTTTGTGGCAGCAAAATGCAGGAAGTTATCACGTATAATCAGCAGCTAAATCCACTATTTGCACGGCTTTTGCCCTAAAAAACACTTATGAACTCGTCAGAAATCCGCGATAAATTTCTTAAATTTTTTGAATCCAAGGGACATCACATCGTCCGCTCGTCCAGTCTGATTCCAGGCAATGACCCTACGTTATTGTTCACCAACTCAGGTATGGTGCAGTTTAAAGACGTGTTTTTGGGCCAGGATAACCGTGCCTACAGCCGGGCAACCACCTCGCAGCGCTGCGTGCGCGCCGGCGGCAAACATAATGATCTGGAAAACGTTGGCTACACCGCACGTCACCACACCTTCTTTGAAATGTTGGGTAATTTCTCGTTTGGCGATTACTTTAAACGTGACGCCATCCATTTCGCTTGGGAATTGCTGACTGTTGTCTACGGTTTGCCGAAAGATAAACTGACCGTCACCGTGTATCAGGAAGATGACGAAGCCTATGCGATCTGGCAAAACGAAATCGGCGTGCCGGTAGAGCGCATTATCCGTATCGGCGATAATAAAGGCGCGCGTTACGCATCAGACAATTTCTGGCAGATGGCTGATACTGGCCCTTGCGGTCCGTGTAGCGAAATTTTTTACGATCACGGTGCCGATATCTGGGGTGGTCCGCCGGGTTCTCCAGACGAAAACGGTGACCGTTTCATCGAAATTTGGAACCTTGTGTTCATGCAGTTCAATAAGGATGAGCAGGGTGTCCTGCATCCTTTGCCTAAGCCTTGCGTCGATACTGGCATGGGTCTGGAGCGGATAGCGGCAGTCTTGCAGCATGTGCACTCCAACTATGAAATCGATATTTTCCAAAGCCTGATTAAGGGTGCTGCGCGTGAAACCGCTTGCGCTGATCTGGGCAATAACTCGCTTAAAGTGATCGCCGATCATATCCGTTGCGCCAGTTTCCTGATCGTTGACGGTATTATTCCTGGTAATGAAGGCCGTGGCTATGTACTGCGCCGCATTACCCGCCGCGCTTTGCGCCATGGCCATAAATTGGGTCAGACCAAGCCGTTTTTCTACAAACTGGTCGCTGATCTGGTACAGGAAATGGGCACTGCCTACCCTGAGCTGGCCGAGGCTGGTGAGCGCGTGGCGCAGGTCTTGAAGCAAGAAGAAGAACGCTTCGGTGAAACGCTGGAACACGGTATGAAAATACTGGAAGCGGCCTTGGCCAAAGACAGTAAAAATCTCGACGGCAATACGGCATTTTCTTTGTACGACACCTATGGTTTTCCACTGGATCTGACTGCAGATATTTGCCGTGAACGTAATGTGGTATTGGACGAAGCGGGCTTTGATGCGGCGATGGCGCATCAGAAGCAAACCGCACGTGCGGCGGGTAAGTTCAAGATGGCAGCGGCAATTGAATATAACGGCGACAAGACCAAGTTTATCGGTTACGAGCAACTCAATCACGAAAGTAAAGTCATCGCCTTGTACGTCGATGGTACAGCCGTGCAGCAGATCCATGCAGGCCAGCAAGCCATCGTGGTGCTCGATGTGACGCCGTTTTATGCTGAATCTGGTGGTCAATGCGGTGATTCTGGCGTCTTGCAAACCAGTGATCATGTCTCGTTTGAGGTGAGCGATACGCAAAAAATTCAAGCCGATGTTTTTGGTCATCATGGTGTCTTGAGTCTGGGTGTGATCGCAGTTGGCCAAAGTATTACCGCGCAAGTGGCAAGCGCAGTGCGCGCGCAAACTGTGCGTAATCACTCGGCAACCCATTTGATGCACAAGGCTTTACGTGAAGTGTTGGGTGCCCATGTGGCACAAAAAGGTTCTCTGGTTGACGTAGAAAAAACCCGTTTTGACTTTAGTCATAACGCGCCTATGACGAAGGATGAGATACGTCAGGTTGAATTAATCGTGAATCGCGAAATTTTGGCGAATGCGCCAGCGCAAGCTCAAGTCATGTCGTTCGATGACGCTGTCAAACACGGTGCGATGGCCTTGTTTGGCGAGAAATACGGCGACGAAGTGCGGGTTCTCGATATTGGTAGCTCACGCGAGTTGTGCGGTGGTACCCACGTGTCTCGCACCGGTGACATCGGTCTGTTTAAGATCGTGGCCGAAGGCGGTATCGCTGCCGGCATCCGTCGCGTTGAAGCGGTAACCGGTGAAGTTGCTTTGGGCTTGATGCAAGACCTCGATAGCCGCGTGAGTGAAGCCGCTGCGGCACTCAAGGCTCAGCCTGAAGATCTGACAACGCGGATTTTGCAGTCGCTGGAAAGCATGAAATCGCTGGAAAAAGAAGTGGCAGCCTTGAAATCGAAGCTGGCCGCCAATCAGGGTGACGCTTTGGTGGCACGTGCGCTGGATATTAAAGGCGTTAAAGTATTGGCGGCGAGCCTGGACGATGTTGACGGTACTGCATTACGCGACACCGTGCTTCGTTTGAAAGACCAGTTGAAGAGCTCCGTGATCGTGCTGGCATCGGTACAAGACGGCAAGGTAAGTCTGGTGGCTGGTGTGAGTGCTGATTGTACTTCCAAGGTAAAAGCCGGTGACCTGGTTAATTTTGTCGCTCAGCAAGTGGGTGGTAAAGGTGGCGGTCGTCCAGATATGGCACAAGCGGGCGGTACTGATCCGACTAATTTGTCAAAAGCCCTAGGCGATGTTGCAGATTGGCTGACCCAAAGGTTGTAATATTTTTTAGCGAGCGCCTATGATCTTTATTCGTCGTGCTGAACTGTCCGATGCTGCTCAAATACAGAGAGTGTATGCGAGCAGCAATACCTATGCCGGGACTTTGCAATTGCCCTATCCCAGTGTGGAGATGTGGCAAGAGCGTCTGCGGCAAGTTGACGCGAATGATCTTGTTTTGATCGCCATGTATGACGGTGTGATCGTTGGCACTGGTGGTTTGCATGTGGAAAAAAAAATACGGCGGCGCCACGCTGCCAGCATAGGCATGGGTGTAGCAGATTCTTTTACTGGACGTGGTGTCGGATCTGCCTTGCTGGTCGAATTATTGAGCCTGGCCGACAATTGGCTCAATCTGTCACGCCTGGAATTGACGGTGTTTTGTGATAACGCTGCCGCGGTTCATTTGTATGGTAAGTTTGGCTTTGAGATTGAGGGTAAGCATCGCGGTTATGCCCTGCGTAATGGCGTGTATGTCGATGCATATGCGATGGCGCGCTTTCATCCGCATCCACCGGTGGTGCCGGAGAGTGGTTTGTGACGGGGCTTGCGGCCGAATTTAAGTTTTGTCCTGTGTGCGCTGTCGCATTAATACAACGTCAGGATGAGCAAGAGGCAGGACGGCTGAGGTTGGCTTGTCCAGAAGGACATTGGACGCATTGGGATAATCCCTTGCCAGTATTGGCCGCCTTGGTCGAAATCGATGGCAAAATTTTACTGGCCCGCAACGCTGCGTGGTCAGAAAAAACCTTCGCTTTAATCACCGGTTTCATGGAACGTGATGAGACGCCTGAACAGGGTATAGCGCGCGAATTAAAAGAAGAAACCAATCTTGACGCCGAGCATATTTCCTTGATCGGTGTCTATGAGTTCATGCGCAAAAATGAGCTCATCATCGCCTATCATGTAAGAGCTTCGGGCGAAATTCAGTTGTCAGAAGAATTGTTGGAATATCGCCTGATTGCGCCTGAAAACTTGCGTCCATGGGATGCGGGTACTGGGCATGCAGTTGCGGATTGGATGCGGTCGTGCGGCTTGCAACCAGTGTATGCAGCATGGGGAAGTAATTAATTGAAGAAATTGCTCTAGTTCACTATTTAAGTGCAAAAAGTGCGTGTAACCGTTGTTAATCTCCCATGGCTGCACTTTAAATTTGTTGCGATGCACCATGCAAGTGATTTTTTCCGGTAGAATTGGTTACAAGTTGTTACCCGAGTTTGTTTTATCCTATTTTTCTTACCACTGGAAAAATCATGCAATTCAATAAAGAGTTGGACGCACGCGGTCTAAATTGTCCTCTTCCAATTTTAAAAACGAAGAAGGCACTGGCTGATATGATCACTGGCGAAGTACTGCGCGTGGTTGCCACAGATCCTGGTTCGGTTCGAGATTTTAAAGCGTTCTCAAAACAAACTGGGAATGAGCTGCTATCGCACTTGGAAAATAGCAAAGAATATGAATATTTTATTAAACGTAAATAAAATATTGTTATTAGTCGTAAATTAAGTTGAGCCAAATTCTGCTGCAATGTAGTCTTAGTCTCAATAAAGAAGCCCTCAAGGATACTTGTAGGGCTTTTTTTTATGAGTTGAAGAAATTCTTTCTCTTGAAAGATGCTTTAATCGAGTATTAGGCAGCGTACTCTACTATCAATATAGCACTAAACGAACGATCGTGCTAAATTGTGCGACTAGAGTCCAATTTCGTTTTATAATTGATTGAGTTTACGTTTACGTCAATTAGTAGTTTTAGCAATATCTGTAGCACACTCATCATTTCTGTTTAAATAATAGCTCAATAAAGGCCTAACTATGAAAGTCTTGGTTCCAGTCAAACGTGTGGTCGACTATAACGTCAAAGTCCGCGTGAAATCCGATGGCTCAGGTGTTGATATCGCCAACGTTAAAATGTCGATGAATCCTTTCGATGAAATCGCTATCGAAGAATCCATGCGCCTGAAAGAAGCTGGTGTGGTTACTGAGGTGGTTGCAGTTTCATGTGGCGTTGCACAATGCCAGGAAACTTTGCGTACTGCAATGGCCATTGGTGCTGATCGCGGCATTCTGGTCGAAACTGATGTTGAGTTGCAGCCATTGGCCGTAGCGAAATTGCTCAAGGCATTAGCCGATAAAGAGCAGCCTCAATTGATTATTCTTGGAAAGCAAGCAATTGATGATGATTGCAATCAAACCGGTCAGATGTTGGCTGCTTTGTTGGGTTGGCCACAAGCCACTTTCGCATCCAAAGTGAGCATTGCAGACGGTAAGGCGATCGTTACCCGTGAAGTTGACGGTGGTTTAGAAACTTTAAGTTTGACGCTGCCAGCAATTATTACTACCGATTTGCGTTTGAATGAGCCACGTTATGTGACTTTGCCTAACATCATGAAGGCGAAGAAAAAGCAATTGGATAACGTTAAGCCTGCGGACTTGGGCGTCGATGTAACTTCCCGCGTTAAAACTTTGAAAGTGGTTGAGCCTGCTAAGCGCTCGGCTGGTATTAAAGTGCCTGACGTCGCAACCTTGGTTGCTAAGTTGCGCAACGAAGCCAAAGTTATCGCTTAATTATTGCGGTTTAGACTTTTTAAAATCTTAAGAATAATCCCGGCAGAAGATCTAAATTTTCTGCCGACTAAGTGGAAAACATCATGACTACACTCGTCATCGCTGAACACGACAACGCTAGCCTCAAAGGCAGCACTTTTAATACCATTACAGCTGCAACTCAATGCGGTGGTGATGTTCATGTAATGGTAGCAGGCCACAATGCGGCCGCGGCTGCACAAGCGGCATCGCAAATCGCAGGCGTCAGCAAGGTTTTGCTGGCAGAAGCTGCGTATTTTGCCGATGGTCTGGCAGAAAATATTGCTGAACAAGTTTTGGCGATTGCTTCCGCTTACAGTCATATTCTGGCCCCAGCTACTGCTTACGGTAAGAACATTTTGCCGCGGGTTGCTGCCAAGCTTGATGTTTCACAAATCTCGGAAATCACTAAAGTAGATTCTCCAGATACCTTCGAGCGTCCTATCTACGCTGGCAATGCGATCGCCACCGTTCAGTCTAGCGATGCAACCAAAGTAATTACTGTTCGTAGCACTGGTTTTGATGCTGCTGCGATTGGTGGTTCTGCTGCGGTGGAAAGCATTGCCGCAGTTGCGGATGTCGGTAAATCGACGTTCGTTTCACGCGAAGTTGCAAAATCGGATCGCCCTGAATTGACGGCAGCCAAAGTCATCGTTTCTGGTGGTCGTGGTATGGGCTCTGGCGAGGCGTTTAAATTGCTTGAGCCTTTGGCTGATAAGCTCGGTGCTGCAATGGGGGCATCCCGTGCCGCAGTTGATGCTGGCTATGTGCCGAACGATTGGCAAGTTGGGCAGACAGGTAAAATCGTCGCCCCAGCTTTGTATATCGCCGTTGGTATCTCAGGCGCGATTCAGCATTTGGCCGGTATGAAAGACTCGAAAACGATCGTTGCGATAAATAAAGATCCTGAAGCGCCGATTTTCTCGGTTGCTGACTACGGCATCGTTGGCGATCTGTTTGAAATCGTGCCACAACTGATTGCTGAGCTGGGTTAATTAGAATGCGGGGTGGATATCTTCATCTACTCTGTGACACTTAAGATGTAAATAGGACAGGATAGGCAGGTTTGTCGTGTAACTGGCAGAGTAATTTTGCAGTTCCGACCGGATCCTGATTATCCTGTCCTTTATTTTTTGGAGTTTAGTATGAGTTACGTCGCCCCTTTAAAAGACATGTTGTTTGTGATTAATGAGCTGGCTGGTTTGAGTGCAGTGAATGCCTTGCCAGGCTGTGAGGATGCTACGCCAGAGACGGTAGAGGCCGTGCTGGAAGAGAATGCCAAATTTACCGGTGAAGTGGTTGCTCCACTAAATTGGGTTGGCGATCAGGCACCAAGTTACTGGAAGGATGGCCAGGTATTCACGACCAAGGGCTTTAAAGAAGCCTTTAAGATGTTTGCTGAAGCTGGGTGGCAGGGTGTGCAGCATCCTGCGGAGTTTGGCGGTCAGGGCTTGCCTAAGCTGGTGGCAACACCTTGTATAGAAATGCTGAACTCGGCAAATATCTCCTTTGCTTTGTGTCCTTTATTGAGTGATGGCGCGATCGAGGCCTTGCTGACAGCTGGTAGTGACGCGCAAAAAGAGATTTATCTGGAAAAACTGATTTCTGGTCAATGGACCGGCAGTATGAATCTAACCGAGCCGCAGGCGGGCTCTGATCTGGCGATGGTGCGTAGTCGCGCCGTCCCAGAGGGTGATGGTACATATAAGGTGTTCGGCACGAAAATTTTCATCACTTACGGCGAGCATGACATGACGGACAATATTGTTCATCTGGTTCTGGCTCGTACTCCGGATGCGCCGGAGGGTGTGAAAGGTATCTCCCTGTTTATAGTGCCGAAGTTTTTGGTCAATGCTGATGGTTCATTGGGTTCGCGCAATGATGTTCACTGCGTCTCTATTGAGCATAAGCTAGGCATTAAGGCTAGTCCTACTGCTGTCTTGCAGTTTGGTGATAATGGAGGTGCGATCGGTACTTTGGTCGGTCAGGAAAATCGTGGTCTCGAGTACATGTTCATCATGATGAACGCTGCCCGTTTTGGCGTCGGTATGCAAGGTATAGGCGTTGCCGAGCGCGCCTATCAAAAGGCAGTTGGTTATGCTAAGGATCGCGTGCAGTCACGTGATTTGGCGGGATCTGCTGGTCCGGTAACGATTATTCATCACCCTGACGTACGTCGTATGTTGATGTCTATGCGCGCTCAGGTTGAGGGTGCACGTGCTTTGGCCTATGTCGCGGCCTCATTGAGTGATACAGCTCACCATCATGCCGATGATGCGACGCGTAAGCTCAGTCAGGCTTCGTACGAGTATTTGGTGCCTATCGTCAAAGGTTGGTCAACTGAGATGTCGCTGGACGTTACCTCTACTGGCGTGCAAGTGCATGGTGGCATGGGCTTCATTGAAGAAACCGGTGCGGCTCAGCATTATCGCGATGCGAAAATCCTCACAATCTACGAAGGTACTACTGCAATTCAGGCTAATGACCTGGTTGGTCGTAAGACTGCGCGTGATGCTGGTGCCACTGCAAAAGCTTTGATTGCCCAAGTGCGTGCTACTGAGACTGAGTTGGCGAATAGCGCATCGCCTGATTTGCAGGCTATTGGACGTCAGTTGGAAGTGGGTTCTGTGGCGCTGGAAGACGTGGTTGATTTCGTTGTGACCAATTTCAAAACCGATATTAAGGCGGTATTTGCTGGTAGCGTGCCTTACCTGAAGCTGGCTGGATTGGTCTTAGGTGGTTGGCAGATGGCGCGCGCAGCCTTAATCGCAGAGGCAAAGCTGCAAGCGGATGATGGCGATGCTAGTTTTTATAAGGCTAAAATCGCCACTGCACGTTTCTTCGCGGATCATTTGTTGTCCGCTGCGCATGGTCTGCGTTCTTCTATTGTCGATGGCAGCGCTGGCGTATTGGCGATGAGTGAAGATCAGTTCTGATTAAAAAATACAGCTAGCTTAATGAAAAATGGCACAAGGAAAGTTTTTCCTTGTGCCATTTTTTTATCAGATAAGCCTAAATGCTGAGGCAAACTCAGCCGTAAGCTCCTCCAGTGTATAAAAGGTCGAAACTACGCGCCAGAACGGCGATTAGTGCCATCGCGCCTATTCCCATGGTCAATACAAGGCTAACTGCTAGCGGCCAAGTGGTGTCGCTTTGCTGACCCGACTCCGGATTGTATTTTGCATCCCATTTTTCATCAGGCATCAAGCCTATTACTAAGGCTTCAAGTAAACTGGCCAAAAACGACAGCACAAAAGCGCTCATGGTTGCCAGTAGTGGTAAATTGAAGTAGTGCTGGCTCAAAATGAGTGCTAGCGGCAAACTCGCAAGATGTAGCCAAGCCCATTTATCCTTAGTGCCGCTGAGGTAAAAACGATGTACGCCCACGCTGCCAAGTGTGGATGCTAAAAATGAGGTAATTGCCTTGTTTTTATGTTTTTTTTGCATTGAAATATTCGAAGTGAATTGCTGGCCAAGATTTAGGCGGGGCGCTAGTGAAGAATTTTATAGGATATGCAGAAGTTTTATGCAGATATTGGACGTAAATATATGTTTATAGCGATATTTTTAGGCTCTTTTTCCTAGGGGATGCGTATTTTTTAAAAAATTTTGTTTTTTTGAGAGCTTAGTTTTCTATGCTGTAGGCTTGTATGTGTGGGTATTTTGGGAGTTTAACCACCATCTCAGTTGATGCTTGATGATAGTTCTTGCAGATATTGAGCGGGGCGCGTTATAATTTACGGCTTTTTCCGTCTTTAGACATTTTTTGGAAATATTATGGTCGTTATTCGTTTGGCTCGTGGTGGTGCAAAAAAGCGCCCTTTTTACAATATCGTTGCAACTGATTCCCGTAATCGTCGTGATGGTCGTTTTATTGAACGTATCGGTTTTTACAATCCGGTAGCAACTGGCAATGCTGAGACAGTACGTGTCGCAGCTGATCGCCTGGCATACTGGCAAGGCGTAGGCGCACAATTGTCGCCAGCTGTAGCTCGTTTGGTTGCTCAGTCTAACAAAGCAGCGGCTTAATCGCTTGTCTGTGATGTTGGCTGGAGGATTAGCTGGCGCTGTGGTGAGTGCAAGTGCTCCTGAAGATTTAGTCTTAGTTGGCTATATCTCGGGGGCATTTGGTCTTCAAGGGTGGGTAAAAGTTAGACCTTATTCATCTACCGCAGACGCAGTGTTATCTGCTAAGACTTGGTGGTTAGAAAGTCCGCAGCAACCTCAATTGCGCGATATTCAACGCTTGGAATGTAAAATTCACGGCGAGGATGTGGTCGCAAGATTGAGTGGTGTCGCAGATAGAAATGCCGCTGAAGCCTTAAAAGGTACGACGGTCAAGATTTCCCGTAGTCATTTTCCGGTCTTGCCGGAAGGTGAGTTTTACTGGCTGGATCTGATTGGTTTGTCGGTCGAAAACCTACAAGACGAAAGTCTGGGCGTGGTGAGAGACTTGATGGACAACGGTGCACATCCTATTTTACGTGTCGCGCAAGCCGATGTTCCCGAAAGTGAACTGGCTAAGCACGAGCGTCTGATTCCCTTTGTCGATAATTTCGTCAAGGATGTGGATCAGGTCGCACGTAAGGTAACGGTAGACTGGGGTTTGGATTATTAGTGAATGGCTTCAAGGGCCAAGTTTTATGAAATCAGCATGCTATGCAATTTGATGTCGTAACACTGTTCCCCGAAATGTTCACTGCCCTGACTCAGTCTGGCGTAACGCGACGTGCGTTCGAGCAAAAAAAATGTGAGTTGGCCTTGTGGAATCCACGCGATTACACGACCGACAAACATCGTACCGTGGATGACAGGCCG from Undibacterium parvum includes these protein-coding regions:
- the alaS gene encoding alanine--tRNA ligase — encoded protein: MNSSEIRDKFLKFFESKGHHIVRSSSLIPGNDPTLLFTNSGMVQFKDVFLGQDNRAYSRATTSQRCVRAGGKHNDLENVGYTARHHTFFEMLGNFSFGDYFKRDAIHFAWELLTVVYGLPKDKLTVTVYQEDDEAYAIWQNEIGVPVERIIRIGDNKGARYASDNFWQMADTGPCGPCSEIFYDHGADIWGGPPGSPDENGDRFIEIWNLVFMQFNKDEQGVLHPLPKPCVDTGMGLERIAAVLQHVHSNYEIDIFQSLIKGAARETACADLGNNSLKVIADHIRCASFLIVDGIIPGNEGRGYVLRRITRRALRHGHKLGQTKPFFYKLVADLVQEMGTAYPELAEAGERVAQVLKQEEERFGETLEHGMKILEAALAKDSKNLDGNTAFSLYDTYGFPLDLTADICRERNVVLDEAGFDAAMAHQKQTARAAGKFKMAAAIEYNGDKTKFIGYEQLNHESKVIALYVDGTAVQQIHAGQQAIVVLDVTPFYAESGGQCGDSGVLQTSDHVSFEVSDTQKIQADVFGHHGVLSLGVIAVGQSITAQVASAVRAQTVRNHSATHLMHKALREVLGAHVAQKGSLVDVEKTRFDFSHNAPMTKDEIRQVELIVNREILANAPAQAQVMSFDDAVKHGAMALFGEKYGDEVRVLDIGSSRELCGGTHVSRTGDIGLFKIVAEGGIAAGIRRVEAVTGEVALGLMQDLDSRVSEAAAALKAQPEDLTTRILQSLESMKSLEKEVAALKSKLAANQGDALVARALDIKGVKVLAASLDDVDGTALRDTVLRLKDQLKSSVIVLASVQDGKVSLVAGVSADCTSKVKAGDLVNFVAQQVGGKGGGRPDMAQAGGTDPTNLSKALGDVADWLTQRL
- a CDS encoding NUDIX domain-containing protein, translated to MCAVALIQRQDEQEAGRLRLACPEGHWTHWDNPLPVLAALVEIDGKILLARNAAWSEKTFALITGFMERDETPEQGIARELKEETNLDAEHISLIGVYEFMRKNELIIAYHVRASGEIQLSEELLEYRLIAPENLRPWDAGTGHAVADWMRSCGLQPVYAAWGSN
- a CDS encoding electron transfer flavoprotein subunit beta/FixA family protein; amino-acid sequence: MKVLVPVKRVVDYNVKVRVKSDGSGVDIANVKMSMNPFDEIAIEESMRLKEAGVVTEVVAVSCGVAQCQETLRTAMAIGADRGILVETDVELQPLAVAKLLKALADKEQPQLIILGKQAIDDDCNQTGQMLAALLGWPQATFASKVSIADGKAIVTREVDGGLETLSLTLPAIITTDLRLNEPRYVTLPNIMKAKKKQLDNVKPADLGVDVTSRVKTLKVVEPAKRSAGIKVPDVATLVAKLRNEAKVIA
- the ugpQ gene encoding glycerophosphodiester phosphodiesterase, yielding MWPYPKVIAHRGGGTLAPENTIAAMQCGLDFGYRAVEFDVMLSMDGVPVLMHDPLFGRTVRGEGGVATTSAARLLEMDAGSWYSESFIGEKVPSYEQVVRFCQQHDIWMNVEIKPVPGFEQETGRVVAQLTQALHVEGAPAPLFSSFSFEALASAQKQAPEIARGLLFDEIPADWLSRLQQLAAVALHCNHKHLSPALAQQIKQAGYGLLCYTVNTPERALEIRNWGVDAFCTDKINLIPADF
- a CDS encoding GNAT family N-acetyltransferase, encoding MIFIRRAELSDAAQIQRVYASSNTYAGTLQLPYPSVEMWQERLRQVDANDLVLIAMYDGVIVGTGGLHVEKKIRRRHAASIGMGVADSFTGRGVGSALLVELLSLADNWLNLSRLELTVFCDNAAAVHLYGKFGFEIEGKHRGYALRNGVYVDAYAMARFHPHPPVVPESGL
- a CDS encoding M2 family metallopeptidase, translated to MIKTNSIAPLVLALAMASLYPLSASAATANTMKSAKPSKQAAPTVAEAEAFLKDAELRLEKLNNSAQRADWVNQTHITDDTEAIAAQAGELALAAAGEIALASRRYNGLPLSADSKRKLMLLQLSLSISDAKDREEYTRLASAMSGDYGKAKYCRTPGDASSCLDLGQMEAIMATSRDPAVLKDVWVGWHQQSLKYKDSYAQFVTLSNKGAKEMGFADTGSMWRAQYDMPPAAFAAESERLWLQVKPLYDSLHMYVRLKLRQTYGKDVVPKEGAIPAHLFGNMWSQSWENLYPLVKPQGQNASLDVGAVLKAKNIDAKAMTQLGEGFYTSLGMEKLPASFWEKSMLTKPRDREVVCHASAWDLDNLTDVRIKMCITPTTEDFLTIHHELGHIYYDLAYRKQPFLFKGGANGGFHEAIGDTVALSVTPAYLNKLGLLNEVPDASQDIGVLLNRALEKVAFLPFGYLVDQWRWKVYSGEAKPQDYDKVWWELREKYQGVKRPAPLEVNGFDAGAKYHVPANSAYAQYFIAHILQFQLHRALCREAGYVGPLNRCSIFENKKAGEKYQAMLSMGASRPWNEALKAVTGEEQMDATAILDYFAPLKVWLDAQNALLSKE
- a CDS encoding sulfurtransferase TusA family protein → MQFNKELDARGLNCPLPILKTKKALADMITGEVLRVVATDPGSVRDFKAFSKQTGNELLSHLENSKEYEYFIKRK